A region from the Arachis ipaensis cultivar K30076 chromosome B01, Araip1.1, whole genome shotgun sequence genome encodes:
- the LOC107635646 gene encoding chromatin structure-remodeling complex protein BSH isoform X2, protein MKTPASGFYRNPVKFRMPTSENLVPIRLDIEIDGQRYKDAFTWNPTDPDSEVVLFAKRTVKDLKLPPAFVTQIAQSIQSQLADFRSYEGQDMYAGEKIIPIKLDLRVNHTLVKDQFLWDLNNFESDPEEFARIFCKDMAIEDPEPAIAFAIREQLYEIAIQSVVSARESRLSKKGRRGAEYAPVSKGGAVAVDLVKLFGPKSSVVRKRKEWDVYEPIVDLLSNEEVDALEAKEERNFR, encoded by the exons ATGAAAACCCCAGCTTCAGGTTTCTACAGAAACCCCGTGAAGTTCAGAAT GCCGACTTCGGAGAATTTGGTGCCGATTCGATTGGACATAGAAATCGACGGTCAGCGATACAAAGACGCTTTCACTTGGAACCCTACCGATCCTGATTCCGAGGTCGTACTCTTCGCCAAGAGAACCGTTAAGGACCTGAAACTCCCTCCCGCTTTCGTCACCCAAATTGCACAATCCATTCAGTCTCAGCTCGCCGATTTTCGTTCCTATGAAGGCCAAGACATGTATGCCGGCGAGAAAATTATTCCTATCAAG CTTGATCTCCGTGTAAACCATACTCTCGTGAAGGACCAGTTCTTATGG GACTTGAACAATTTCGAGAGTGATCCTGAAGAATTCGCCAGAATCTTCTGCAAAGACATGGCCATTGAAGACCCCGAG CCAGCAATTGCCTTTGCTATAAGAGAGCAGCTTTACGAG ATTGCAATTCAAAGTGTGGTTTCAGCAAGAGAAAGCAGATTGAGCAAGAAGGGTCGTCGAGGGGCTGAATATGCTCCAGTCAG CAAAGGAGGTGCTGTGGCAGTGGACTTGGTCAAGTTATTTGGCCCAAAATCTAGTGTAGTTCG GAAAAGAAAGGAATGGGACGTGTATGAACCTATCGTGGACCTTCTTTCCAATGAAGAAGTTGATGcccttgaagcaaaagaagaaCGGAATTTCAGGTGA
- the LOC107635646 gene encoding chromatin structure-remodeling complex protein BSH isoform X1: MKTPASGFYRNPVKFRMPTSENLVPIRLDIEIDGQRYKDAFTWNPTDPDSEVVLFAKRTVKDLKLPPAFVTQIAQSIQSQLADFRSYEGQDMYAGEKIIPIKLDLRVNHTLVKDQFLWDLNNFESDPEEFARIFCKDMAIEDPEVGPAIAFAIREQLYEIAIQSVVSARESRLSKKGRRGAEYAPVSKGGAVAVDLVKLFGPKSSVVRKRKEWDVYEPIVDLLSNEEVDALEAKEERNFR, encoded by the exons ATGAAAACCCCAGCTTCAGGTTTCTACAGAAACCCCGTGAAGTTCAGAAT GCCGACTTCGGAGAATTTGGTGCCGATTCGATTGGACATAGAAATCGACGGTCAGCGATACAAAGACGCTTTCACTTGGAACCCTACCGATCCTGATTCCGAGGTCGTACTCTTCGCCAAGAGAACCGTTAAGGACCTGAAACTCCCTCCCGCTTTCGTCACCCAAATTGCACAATCCATTCAGTCTCAGCTCGCCGATTTTCGTTCCTATGAAGGCCAAGACATGTATGCCGGCGAGAAAATTATTCCTATCAAG CTTGATCTCCGTGTAAACCATACTCTCGTGAAGGACCAGTTCTTATGG GACTTGAACAATTTCGAGAGTGATCCTGAAGAATTCGCCAGAATCTTCTGCAAAGACATGGCCATTGAAGACCCCGAGGTTGGA CCAGCAATTGCCTTTGCTATAAGAGAGCAGCTTTACGAG ATTGCAATTCAAAGTGTGGTTTCAGCAAGAGAAAGCAGATTGAGCAAGAAGGGTCGTCGAGGGGCTGAATATGCTCCAGTCAG CAAAGGAGGTGCTGTGGCAGTGGACTTGGTCAAGTTATTTGGCCCAAAATCTAGTGTAGTTCG GAAAAGAAAGGAATGGGACGTGTATGAACCTATCGTGGACCTTCTTTCCAATGAAGAAGTTGATGcccttgaagcaaaagaagaaCGGAATTTCAGGTGA